The following are from one region of the Salvia hispanica cultivar TCC Black 2014 chromosome 1, UniMelb_Shisp_WGS_1.0, whole genome shotgun sequence genome:
- the LOC125221280 gene encoding AT-hook motif nuclear-localized protein 7-like, with protein MEVDRESTDSGFDSPPLSGGGGGGMVSEVVVGVEKSAAVVNMGGGGAAVLGGGNSDLATGKKKRGRPRKFDADGNLNPAYIKSPTAMKAASGFTISTPRSFDNSSASKRGRGKHSATGNWQIYASLGELFANTAGVDFTPHVVTAHTGEDVAGKILTFAQKGDRGVCVLSANGSVSNVTLRQPGMSGGLLTYEGRFEILTLRGSYTVSDNGGMKSRSGGLTVSLASPNGRVIGGGVAGLLMAASPIQIVVGSFVPNGFKMQKQKQQREPRVAPSVQFPLATTVTAATPISQAPPLTNIFPNPAPHYPGEANNSLSNKEHPNSASTDNTADWNGSDHKGSYPDINISVSVEEH; from the exons ATGGAGGTAGACAGAGAGAGCACGGACTCCGGCTTTGATTCGCCACCGCTGagtggtggcggcggcggtggaaTGGTTTCTGAGGTGGTGGTAGGTGTGGAGAAGAGCGCGGCGGTGGTGAATATGGGCGGAGGTGGCGCCGCCGTTTTGGGTGGTGGAAATAGCGATTTAGCGacggggaagaagaagagagggaGGCCTAGAAAGTTTGACGCCGATGGCAACTTGAATCCGGCGTATATCAAATCCCCGACGGCGATGAAGGCCGCTTCCGGCTTTACTATATCAACGCCAAGGTCGTTTGACAACTCCTCCGCCTCCAAAAGAGGCCGCGGTAAACACTCAGCTACCGGAAACTGGCAAATTTATGCGTCTTTAG GTGAACTGTTTGCAAACACGGCAGGAGTGGATTTTACGCCGCATGTTGTGACTGCACATACAGGAGAG GATGTTGCTGGGAAGATACTCACCTTTGCTCAGAAGGGTGACAGAGGGGTCTGTGTTCTTTCTGCTAATGGATCTGTCTCCAATGTTACGCTTCGCCAGCCTGGTATGTCGGGCGGGCTACTCACATATGAG GGGCGTTTTGAGATTTTAACTCTAAGGGGATCATACACAGTTTCTGATAATGGTGGAATGAAAAGCCGATCTGGTGGATTAACCGTTTCACTAGCTAGCCCTAATGGTCGCGTAATAGGTGGTGGCGTTGCAGGTCTGCTCATGGCAGCTAGTCCAATCCAG ATTGTTGTTGGGAGCTTCGTGCCAAACGGTTTCAAGATGCAGAAACAAAAGCAGCAGCGCGAGCCAAGAGTTGCTCCTTCAGTCCAGTTCCCTCTGGCCACCACAGTGACTGCAGCGACACCAATATCACAGGCTCCACCACTGACAAACATCTTTCCCAACCCGGCACCACATTACCCGGGAGAGGCCAACAACAGCTTAAGCAACAAAGAGCACCCAAATTCCGCGTCTACTGACAACACCGCTGATTGGAATGGCTCTGATCACAAAGGCTCGTACCCTGACATTAACATTTCCGTATCTGTCGAGGAGCACTGA
- the LOC125221290 gene encoding uncharacterized protein LOC125221290 yields the protein MSAKSSDPRKKILVASDDESSDYEDDSEPETDLGLGLSLDKLSLGPQKKLLILCLGGLLVSRVHLKDKASVRGLRPDVVYGKFLVFKRPFCTDFLKFCFERFEVALWSSAREHNIEGVLTNITGGSANRNKLLFVWAQEECKESGFYCLNKGEKPLFLKELKDVWGSRICKGKYSASNTLLIDDEPHVSLLNPPNTAIFPQPYKKHDRADAYLGPNGELRKYLDAVADAADVTAYVKDHPLGQRAITPSHPNWDFYSKVVRRHGKVVEDSVAESSAK from the exons atgtctGCTAAATCATCCGATCCAAGGAAGAAAATTCTGGTGGCCTCCGACGATGAGAGCAGTGACTACGAAGATGACTCTGAGCCCGAAACCGATCTCGGGCTCGGCCTGTCCCTGGACAAACTCAGCCTCGGCCCGCAAAAGAAGCTCCTCATCCTCTGCCTAGGCGGCCTCCTTGTTAGCAGAGTTCACCTCAAGGATAAGGCCTCTGTTCGAGGCCTTCGCCCCGATGTTGTTTATGGCAAATTTCTCG TTTTTAAGAGGCCATTTTGCACTGATTTTCTCAAGTTCTGCTTTGAACGCTTTGAGGTTGCGCTGTGGTCTTCTGCAAGAGA GCATAACATAGAAGGTGTCTTGACCAATATTACTGGTGGGAGTGCTAACCGAAACAAGTTGCTATTCGTTTGG gcACAAGAAGAGTGCAAAGAGTCTGGATTTTACTGCCTCAACAAAGGGGAGAAGCCACTGTTTCTGAAAGAATTGAAAGATGTGTGGGGAAGTAGAATCTGCAAAGGGAAATACTCTGCTTCAAACACTCTGTTGATTGATGATGAACCTCATGTATCCCTTCTCAATCCG CCCAACACGGCCATATTCCCGCAGCCGTACAAGAAGCACGACAGGGCTGATGCATATTTGGGTCCGAATGGCGAGCTGCGGAAATATCTTGACGCTGTTGCAGATGCAGCTGATGTTACTGCGTACGTCAAGGATCATCCGTTGGGACAGCGGGCGATAACGCCGTCCCACCCCAACTGGGACTTCTACAGCAAGGTTGTTCGCCGCCACGGCAAGGTTGTTGAAGATTCTGTTGCGGAATCTTCTGCTAAGTGA
- the LOC125221274 gene encoding UPF0481 protein At3g47200 — MADESNAGDSHTVGIWQVNKDRLASMQQRIANMPRILSGSAGKSSCSIFKVPQSFIDINGRCYFPYIVSVGPYHHGDSRLLMIEEHKWRFLGALLKRRRLNLEDLLRAVQPLEARARECYSTDIHFSVDEFIEILAVDGCFVIELFRKFGGIVAFQADDPLLSLSWIYSFLLRDLIRLENQIPFFVLQCLFDLTEPPGEEPGPSLQTLALRFFSNILQRSDETVEKFGNLNGKHILDLLRSSFIPTDYEEPRERKFTSTHVIHCISKLRRSGIRLKAVEDDSFLVVRFRGGAIEMPKIAVDDFMYSFLLNCVAYEQCYRCCSKHMTTYATLLDCLINTAKDVEYLIDKNIVENYFGTDAELARFINNLGKDVSFDIDLCYLADLFNEVNHYYDNHWHVQWASFKYTYFNTPWSFISALAALVLLILTIAQTYFTVVSYVRPPN, encoded by the coding sequence ATGGCCGACGAATCGAACGCCGGCGACTCGCACACCGTCGGAATCTGGCAAGTCAACAAGGACCGATTAGCTTCGATGCAGCAACGAATCGCCAACATGCCGCGCATCCTGAGCGGCTCCGCCGGGAAAAGCTCCTGCTCCATCTTCAAGGTGCCGCAGAGCTTCATCGACATCAACGGCCGCTGCTACTTCCCCTACATCGTCTCCGTCGGCCCCTACCACCACGGCGATTCCCGCCTCCTCATGATCGAGGAGCACAAGTGGCGCTTCCTCGGCGCTCTGCTCAAGCGCCGCCGCTTAAATCTCGAGGATTTGCTCCGAGCCGTGCAGCCGCTCGAAGCGAGAGCCAGAGAGTGCTACTCCACCGATATCCACTTCTCCGTCGACGAATTCATCGAGATTTTGGCCGTCGACGGCTGCTTCGTGATTGAATTGTTCCGGAAATTCGGCGGAATCGTCGCGTTTCAAGCCGATGATCCGTTGCTGTCGTTGTCGTGGATTTACTCCTTTCTTCTTAGGGATTTGATTCGCCTCGAGAATCAGATCCCCTTTTTCGTGCTACAGTGTTTATTCGATCTAACCGAACCGCCCGGGGAGGAACCCGGTCCATCTCTCCAAACTCTAGCACTCCGGTTTTTCAGTAATATCCTACAGAGATCTGACGAAACCGTCGAGAAATTCGGTAACCTCAACGGAAAACACATCCTGGATCTCCTCCGATCGAGCTTCATCCCAACCGATTACGAGGAGCCGCGGGAGAGGAAGTTCACGAGCACGCACGTGATCCACTGCATCTCGAAGCTCCGGCGCTCGGGGATCCGGCTGAAGGCGGTGGAGGACGATAGTTTCTTGGTGGTCCGATTCCGGGGCGGCGCGATCGAGATGCCGAAGATCGCGGTGGATGACTTCATGTACTCGTTCCTATTAAACTGCGTGGCGTACGAGCAGTGCTACCGATGCTGCTCGAAGCACATGACGACTTACGCGACTCTGTTGGACTGCCTGATCAACACGGCCAAGGATGTGGAGTATCTCATCGATAAGAACATCGTGGAGAATTACTTCGGCACCGATGCTGAATTGGCGCGATTCATCAACAACCTTGGCAAGGACGTCTCGTTCGACATCGACCTCTGCTACCTCGCGGATCTGTTCAACGAGGTCAACCATTACTACGACAATCACTGGCACGTGCAGTGGGCGAGCTTCAAGTATACCTATTTCAACACGCCGTGGTCCTTCATCTCCGCCCTGGCCGCTCTCGTCTTGCTCATTCTCACCATCGCTCAGACCTATTTCACCGTCGTATCCTATGTTCGCCCGCCCAACTAG
- the LOC125221266 gene encoding glucomannan 4-beta-mannosyltransferase 9-like, producing MDSSGQYDHATPQILGQIKTPFIVATLRFSVFLCLAMSIMLLVDKVYMAIVVSFVKVFGRKANKQYKWEALHDDAELGNTNYPMVLVQIPMYNEREVYQLSIGAACGLSWPSNRIIVQVLDDSTDPIIKKMVQMECERWASKGINIKYEIRENRKGYKAGALREGMKHAYVKKCDFVAIFDADFQPDSDFLWRSVPFLIHNPQLALVQARWNFVNADECLMTRMQEMSLDYHFTVEQEAGSSTYAFFGFNGTAGVWRIAALDEAGGWQERTTVEDMDLAVRATLKGWKFLYLGSIKVKNELPSTYKAYRNQQHRWSCGPANLFRKMVVEILRNKKVCLWKKVYVIYSFFFVRKIVAHTVTFVLYCVVLPATALVPQVEIPRWGAIYIPSIITLLNAVGTPRSFHLVIFWILFENVMSLNRTKASLMGLLEVGRVNEWVVTDKLGDAHKFKSAAKTFKTMNFLIAQRFHLLELVTGAYLLLCGYYGVVFGKNQYFVVYLFAQAMAFFVVGFGYVGTFVSS from the exons ATGGACTCGAGTGGGCAATATGATCATGCCACACCACAAATTCTTGGCCAAATCAAGACTCCCTTCATCGTGGCTACACTTAGATTTAGTGTGTTTTTGTGCTTGGCGATGTCCATCATGCTGCTGGTGGACAAAGTGTACATGGCCATCGTCGTTAGTTTCGTGAAGGTGTTTGGCCGGAAGGCCAACAAGCAATACAAATGGGAGGCACTACATGATGATGCTGAGCTCGGAAACACCAACTACCCTATGGTTCTTGTCCAAATTCCCATGTACAATGAAAGAGAG GTGTATCAGCTCTCAATCGGAGCTGCATGCGGCCTATCGTGGCCGTCCAATCGGATTATAGTTCAAGTTCTTGATGACTCAACTGATCCCATcattaaa AAAATGGTGCAAATGGAATGCGAGAGGTGGGCAAGTAAAGggataaatataaagtatgaAATTAGAGAAAACAGAAAGGGGTATAAAGCAGGTGCACTAAGAGAGGGAATGAAGCACGCGTACGTGAAGAAATGCGACTTTGTAGCAATATTCGATGCAGATTTTCAGCCAGACTCCGATTTTCTTTGGAGAAGCGTCCCTTTTCTCATTCATAATCCTCAGCTTGCCCTCGTTCAGGCTCGCTGGAATTTTG TGAATGCTGATGAATGCTTGATGACGAGAATGCAAGAAATGTCGCTGGACTATCACTTCACCGTGGAGCAAGAAGCTGGCTCATCGACATATGCATTTTTTGGCTTTAATG GAACTGCTGGTGTGTGGAGGATTGCAGCCCTGGATGAGGCCGGAGGGTGGCAGGAACGGACAACGGTGGAGGATATGGATTTGGCCGTGAGGGCTACCCTCAAAGGATGGAAATTTTTGTACCTTGGCTCAATAAAG gtGAAAAATGAGCTGCCTAGCACATATAAAGCGTACCGAAATCAACAACATAGGTGGTCCTGTGGCCCTGCCAATCTCTTTAGGAAAATGGTTGTGGAGATTTTGAGAAATAAG AAAGTGTGTTTGTGGAAGAAGGTGTATGTGATATATAGCTTCTTCTTCGTGAGGAAGATCGTGGCGCATACTGTGACGTTCGTGCTTTATTGTGTTGTACTACCGGCTACAGCACTAGTTCCTCAAGTCGAGATTCCAAGATGGGGAGCAATTTATATACCTTCCATAATCACCTTGCTTAATGCAGTTGGAACACCAAG GTCGTTTCATTTGGTGATATTTTGGATCCTATTTGAGAATGTAATGTCACTGAATCGCACAAAAGCAAGCTTGATGGGGTTATTGGAGGTAGGGAGAGTGAATGAATGGGTTGTTACTGACAAATTAGGGGATGCCCACAAGTTCAAATCTGCTGCCAAAACATTCAAGACCATGAATTTTTTGATTGCCCAAAG GTTCCACCTATTGGAGCTAGTGACGGGAGCTTATCTCTTATTATGTGGATATTACGGCGTCGTATTTGGGAAAAACCAATATTTCGTGGTGTACCTCTTTGCTCAAGCAATGGCCTTCTTTGTCGTGGGATTTGGTTATGTTGGCACATTTGTATCCTCTTAG